The DNA region AGCATAAAAAGGGATTTTGTGAAAATTAAGAGGTGAAAGCTTTATCTACATTTTAACATGGACCACAATCTCAGAAATATATAATCAATTAAAACACATAACTAGATCCGGCAAACCTGTCTTTGGCGAAGCAGTGGGCAGCAGagatgagccaatcagaggacAGGACCGATGCTCCACAGTAAAGGCTTCCAGAGAAGTGAAGGCTGACCTGCCAAGGCCACTCCCCCTCCTCCGAGTTAGCTCCGCCCACTATACGGTCATTTAAGGAGCTCACCTTGTTCAGGGCAGAAGGACGACCACAAGCTGCGGAGGACACTGATGTTTACTGTCCCACAGAATAAGCCAACGCATTTTGAATTTTGAAGAAATATACTAATTCTTCTATTCAAAAATTAACATAATTACTTTAAACAACTGACACCCCATAACTCATGTGAAAACTCTGACCCTACATATTATTACTGAGGCTATTTTGAGCTGTTTCTTGATCTTTTGAGGAggttttatacacaaaatgtgatCCTTGGAGTATTTGTTACACGCCTACACATTACCGCCCATCTGAAAGGCTGCACCATGGCAGCTCCCTCTTCAACAAccttgttaaaaaatgtgaagcttgatgcgtgtgtgtgtgtgtgtgtgtgtgcactcatGCAATGACTGTGGACTCGGGTCATCTCAGTGCAGCAATTCAAGGTCACTGCACAGCAGATTGTAAATACACACTTTGGTAACACTTTgagttttatataaaaaaacagacattacgctgttattatctgtcattagcatgaacaagGTGTCCTGAAGGCCATCATCAAGTGTCGTTGGCTaagttatgacacctttggagctatgttggcattttttgagttaagtggagggatctagtggggtttggtagggttagggtaacaaatgacagcgtaatatcagccttatgtaaGAAAACTAAGTTATTATGAGGACATCAATGGTTGGGTGAATTTCTGACAGTGTGTGTGGGCAGCAGAATCCAAAGCAAATATTATTAAGAACAGATAGACTGAAGCAAACATCTGGAACTGCTGCTCAGCCTTTAAACCAACAACATTATAACAAGCAGAACACAGATGGAATAGTTCTCCTCCTTGACTGTAAGCTTACCACAATCTGCCTCGTCACTCTCATCCCGACAGTCAAAAACACCGTCACATTTTGCATTCTTTTTCAGGATGCAAGCCCCACTTTGACACTGGTATCGGATGGCCGAGCAAGTCGTTTCTGTCAAAACATTTGGAGCATACCAGAGGTTAAAGTTCAAAACAGGAGAAGGGCGCATCTTTGGAAAACAAAGACGGGACAACTACGCACCCTGTGTGCAGTTGGTTTCATCAACTCCATCAGCGCAGTCCTTCTCACCGTTACATACAAACAGTGGATGCAGACGACTGCTGCTGCCACAGTTCATCGGGGGTTTCGCTGTGAAGAGACAACATTTCTAAGACATAACTAACATCTCAGTCATTGACCACAAACTGGCCGACAAGTCTTTAAGTGTCAACTGTAAGTCCCAATGCCATTAGAAACAGTGTGTTTTCGTCTGTGATTGGAACGTTCCACAAGTAATGGCCACTCACAGCAAAGAACTTCGTCACTCTCGTCATGACAGTCGTCCAGCCCATCGCAGCGTCTGCTCTTTTCCACACATAAGCCTGTGTCGCATAAGAACTGGCTTTCTGGACAGGCTGTGGGATAAATTATTAAGGGCTCGTCTTAAAAATCCAAAAGTATTCAAAGTTATGTCTGTAGTTCTTGTCTACGTCTCCCAAAAACACGTAGTTACTGTATCTCATTCTGTGTCCTGTCTGTGGGTTGAATGCTTACGTTGGATGATGCTGTAGCTGCTGTAAGAAGCTTGAAAAGGTTGAGCAGAGTGACGTGAGCTGCTGCGAAACTCAACCTCTGAGTGTTGGGCATTGATCCGAAACACTGTGCGGTGTCCCACATAGCTGCCACAGAAACTGGAAGAGGAATGCAATTAAAGATTCACATATATTAGAGTGTAACCTTTAGATTAACATAACACGAGCCCACTCGTATCACTGGAGGAGTCTTTCATTTAGTGGAGTTGCTTACATGATCTCATTGACCTTCCACCAGCCGTGGTCACAGGGTTTCATGTCCTTTGGTTTCAGGACATAATTTTGAAACTGTAAAGCAACTCCTAAAGCTTTATTGGGCGTCTGTCAGAAAATACCAGACAGTCAAATAAATAACATCCAGCTCAGTGCATTGATGTGTCAGTGTATTGCTCACATGTTTACCTGTAATTTCCACGTACAGGCGGACTGTGGGGGGAGCAGGCTGGGGTAGAAGGGGCTGTAGATGTGACCACTGATGCCGGGTTCTGAGTGGGTCTCAATTTGAGATATACAGACTGAAATAAATGAGTGGAAAAGGTTATAAAGTATCTTTGATCCACGatagctagggctgggcgatatggaccaaaactcatttctcaatattttttctgaaaatggcgttatacgatataaatctcgatatttttaactcaataaaatcttaacagaaagacaattctgggttaaatttgctgattaaAATGCcgcacaggcacatttattaagaaacagctgcacaatatgtgtcactttagtctttttctcctctgaaggacagcacgtgtgagtgacttCTGTAATGTGGTATGTTTagtggaaggtctgggttaggaagcactcaaaaatccacttttgatgctgttttgagaagtagtgaaagcagcgactcttaaaacgagtattttaatacaaaatacatcaatataggcaatattgtaattttctctaTCGCCAAAATAGAGAACACAATATATCTTGACTCTCGATATATTGCTTAGGCCTAAAGGTAGCGCAGGTGTGGATGAAAACGTCTCATATTACTCAGATTATGATGCAAATGTGTCGTACTTTCCTCAGAAATGGCTTCAAAGTGTCCTTTGAAGCTCTTGTTGCCATGGGTCATCCTGAAGGAAAGCAGCATGACATTAGAAGTGGAGACGATGGAGACGGACGTGGACACTGGCTCACACAGCCTGCAGCACACGTGCAGAGGAGGCGTTAGAGCCCCAACATCTGTCATCATCTCCATAACTCCAACTGGACTGCAGACACTGTGGTGAGCACTCACTTATGCAGAATGCGCCCTCTCATGGGGAGCAGTGCGTCGTACACAGTGAGAGCGTCGCTCACACAGTCGCTGGGCTCGATGATAAAAGAAGTGATGGAGAGGCGGATTAGAGAGCCGGGGACAGCAGTGAGCTTTACGTGGCAGTTCACACCCCCCCACGATGAGAAGACGTTCAAAGGAACCTTGGTTCCAGGTAGATGAGCATACAACTTGTCGACACACTTGGAgcctaaaatacataaaaccagggttggggtcaattttaattgtaatcgcgtaattgataattacaattatggcgttattataatttaagaaatgtgttgctgtcgtaatcataattaaaatgtaattgggTTTAGATAGATCACTATGTAATTGtcgtgaaaattctataaaaattttcaattataattgaatgcaaaactgaggaaccatgttacagttctatacatattaacaactattaaaatatgtttcataacaagctttcccacattttaccattttaaaaagttgaaatcgaggggtatagaCCCCTTAACGGCCCACCTCACGAGTGACGTGGCTGGAGGTAAAAACAGGAAGCGCCGCTGGTAAAGACTGTGGAGGttagtaatgttacagctttgttgtgtgtttgggtgccagaataggagaAATAACGTCAGTGGatgtaaattaaaattttatagGATTCTAGCGAACACTCGTGCTCATAAAAAACGAAGAAAATTGTGATTTTGCCTCCAGgcttaagccccgcccaacaaaatacgtcacaatgtttacaaacaaagggtctatactgacacaaaaaaagctcagacacccacactgaaaatattaaaacctatattttcattgattaggaagccgaacaaagtaaccaatggataggaaagaaattagatgatagatatttgtttttattgtattttacaacagatttaggacctgttaacATGTACATATCAAGACGCTAACGAAAAGCTAACACGAGACTTTACTTTTttagggttatttatttcagactcagtaattgcgattaaatgtaattgaactttagtaattgaggttgtaattgtatttgactttctgatgataaaaaaattattgtaatttaattgtaattggaaaaaatggccGTCACtgcaatcgtaattgaacattgatAATTGAAGGCGTAATTGTAACTGCAATATGTGATTCACCCAACCCTGCATAAAACCTCATCAAACACATGAGTTGTGTACTATCTATTGACTCAGATTGGATGTTTGGCCTACCTGCTGCATTTGATGAGTATTCCGAGCGCTGAACACCTGAAAAGGAAATCAAGGAATTGTAGGGCAAAtagacacatttacacattgtTCGGTAAGCatgcacatatacacacaccatTGATGAGGATGGAATCAATGTCCACCGGAAGACTGAGCAGGTAACCCACAGATGATCTGTTCTTTAAGCTGGTGTGGACGGAGTCACGGAGAATGGCACCGATACAGTCCTCACACACTGCAGGGCTCTTCAGTCGAGGAACCACAAATATCATCCAGAAATGGACCAAAACGCCACCTTTCCCagtattacttaaaaaaaaaagacatttttattaaagCTTAAGAGATATTCTCAGGGGGAAGCTTAAAATTCAACAACAAATCTTGAATAAATCCTTAAAGTGGTTGTACTTAGTTAATGCTTTTCCTAACAGGCCTCCTGAGGTACCTGAGGTCTGAAATGACTGCTTGCTTGTAGAGTTTGGCCACAGAGGACATTTTGTACACATTGCTCACCTACGAAACACCAACTGTTAATTGCACACTGGATTGTGTAAATCATGAACCACACAGATACAAACCACATGTTGTATGTTGTTTGCCATGGACACAAACTCATGGGACTCGGCCTGACGGTACTCGGGGATAAACTCCACATTGGCAACGCGAAACATCCCCGCAAAATACACGCCGCTGTTGCTTTCCCTGCGAACTGAGAAGATAAAGTCAAATGCTTTTGCACTTGTTGGAACGTCAGACTCACTATGGCTTAAACAGACAACCTGTGAAGAGTATTTAGAAAGTGAAAGTGGAATATTTTTGTGTCCATTGTGGattcacattatgttttataacattatgagaaatgtgtgtgtgaaaaaatcAGCTTCTATTTTCTGTTATTAGTGGTTGCAAAATTTGCAGAAACAAACTGTCACAGCTTAAAGACTAATcat from Gouania willdenowi chromosome 20, fGouWil2.1, whole genome shotgun sequence includes:
- the tmprss7 gene encoding transmembrane protease serine 7 isoform X2 yields the protein METQQEGNEVTSAEDDVSQRDTASIADVSVEVSTVDHTLKKLCRIYRKTRRKPKGLKRLWAYLLNIPHLAIIITAVVFVVVVVMWSLLWVFIFRRESNSGVYFAGMFRVANVEFIPEYRQAESHEFVSMANNIQHVVSNVYKMSSVAKLYKQAVISDLSNTGKGGVLVHFWMIFVVPRLKSPAVCEDCIGAILRDSVHTSLKNRSSVGYLLSLPVDIDSILINGVQRSEYSSNAAGSKCVDKLYAHLPGTKVPLNVFSSWGGVNCHVKLTAVPGSLIRLSITSFIIEPSDCVSDALTVYDALLPMRGRILHKMTHGNKSFKGHFEAISEEICISQIETHSEPGISGHIYSPFYPSLLPPQSACTWKLQTPNKALGVALQFQNYVLKPKDMKPCDHGWWKVNEIIFCGSYVGHRTVFRINAQHSEVEFRSSSRHSAQPFQASYSSYSIIQPCPESQFLCDTGLCVEKSRRCDGLDDCHDESDEVLCSKPPMNCGSSSRLHPLFVCNGEKDCADGVDETNCTQETTCSAIRYQCQSGACILKKNAKCDGVFDCRDESDEADCACGRPSALNKVSSLNDRIVGGANSEEGEWPWQVSLHFSGSLYCGASVLSSDWLISAAHCFAKDRLSDPRYWTAHLGMLTQGSAKYTADIQRIVVHEYYNAHMFDYDIALLQLKKPWPPSLSPLVHPVCLPPSSHTVTSSHRCFVTGWGYRSEEDKVLPSVLQKAEVSIVSQSDCKKSYGPISPRMLCAGVPSGERDACRGDSGGPLSCRTLDEGRWFLIGIVSWGSGCGRPNLPGVYTRVNKFTSWIYSHIV
- the tmprss7 gene encoding transmembrane protease serine 7 isoform X3 produces the protein MGLYLESNSGVYFAGMFRVANVEFIPEYRQAESHEFVSMANNIQHVVSNVYKMSSVAKLYKQAVISDLSNTGKGGVLVHFWMIFVVPRLKSPAVCEDCIGAILRDSVHTSLKNRSSVGYLLSLPVDIDSILINGVQRSEYSSNAAGSKCVDKLYAHLPGTKVPLNVFSSWGGVNCHVKLTAVPGSLIRLSITSFIIEPSDCVSDALTVYDALLPMRGRILHKLCEPVSTSVSIVSTSNVMLLSFRMTHGNKSFKGHFEAISEEICISQIETHSEPGISGHIYSPFYPSLLPPQSACTWKLQTPNKALGVALQFQNYVLKPKDMKPCDHGWWKVNEIIFCGSYVGHRTVFRINAQHSEVEFRSSSRHSAQPFQASYSSYSIIQPCPESQFLCDTGLCVEKSRRCDGLDDCHDESDEVLCSKPPMNCGSSSRLHPLFVCNGEKDCADGVDETNCTQETTCSAIRYQCQSGACILKKNAKCDGVFDCRDESDEADCACGRPSALNKVSSLNDRIVGGANSEEGEWPWQVSLHFSGSLYCGASVLSSDWLISAAHCFAKDRLSDPRYWTAHLGMLTQGSAKYTADIQRIVVHEYYNAHMFDYDIALLQLKKPWPPSLSPLVHPVCLPPSSHTVTSSHRCFVTGWGYRSEEDKVLPSVLQKAEVSIVSQSDCKKSYGPISPRMLCAGVPSGERDACRGDSGGPLSCRTLDEGRWFLIGIVSWGSGCGRPNLPGVYTRVNKFTSWIYSHIV
- the tmprss7 gene encoding transmembrane protease serine 7 isoform X1, with the translated sequence METQQEGNEVTSAEDDVSQRDTASIADVSVEVSTVDHTLKKLCRIYRKTRRKPKGLKRLWAYLLNIPHLAIIITAVVFVVVVVMWSLLWVFIFRRESNSGVYFAGMFRVANVEFIPEYRQAESHEFVSMANNIQHVVSNVYKMSSVAKLYKQAVISDLSNTGKGGVLVHFWMIFVVPRLKSPAVCEDCIGAILRDSVHTSLKNRSSVGYLLSLPVDIDSILINGVQRSEYSSNAAGSKCVDKLYAHLPGTKVPLNVFSSWGGVNCHVKLTAVPGSLIRLSITSFIIEPSDCVSDALTVYDALLPMRGRILHKLCEPVSTSVSIVSTSNVMLLSFRMTHGNKSFKGHFEAISEEICISQIETHSEPGISGHIYSPFYPSLLPPQSACTWKLQTPNKALGVALQFQNYVLKPKDMKPCDHGWWKVNEIIFCGSYVGHRTVFRINAQHSEVEFRSSSRHSAQPFQASYSSYSIIQPCPESQFLCDTGLCVEKSRRCDGLDDCHDESDEVLCSKPPMNCGSSSRLHPLFVCNGEKDCADGVDETNCTQETTCSAIRYQCQSGACILKKNAKCDGVFDCRDESDEADCACGRPSALNKVSSLNDRIVGGANSEEGEWPWQVSLHFSGSLYCGASVLSSDWLISAAHCFAKDRLSDPRYWTAHLGMLTQGSAKYTADIQRIVVHEYYNAHMFDYDIALLQLKKPWPPSLSPLVHPVCLPPSSHTVTSSHRCFVTGWGYRSEEDKVLPSVLQKAEVSIVSQSDCKKSYGPISPRMLCAGVPSGERDACRGDSGGPLSCRTLDEGRWFLIGIVSWGSGCGRPNLPGVYTRVNKFTSWIYSHIV